GCCACCGCCGCTGGAGCGGGACAGGGTGTAGGCCTCGTCGATGAACAGCACGCCGCCGCGCGCCTCGTCGAACGCGCTCGCCGCCTTCTCCGCGGTGTGCCCGATGTACTGGCCGACCAGATCGCGCCGGGACACCTCCTTGAACCGCCCGTGCGGCAGGATTCCCAGCGCCTTCAGCAGATCCCCGTAGACCCGGGCCACGGTGGTCTTGCCGGTGCCGGGTGCGCCGGTGAACACCAGGTGGTTGCTGACCGCGTTGACCGACAGGCCTTCACCGCGCCGCCACTCGTTGACCTGGATCTCGTCGATCAGCGCCCGCACCTCGGCCTTCACCCCGGTGAGGCCGATCATGCCGTCGAGCTCGCCGAGCAGCTGGTCCACCTGCTCCTGGTCCTGCCTGCTGCCGCTGGACGCCGACGCACCCACCGGCGGCTTCCCGGCTCCCTGGGCGTCGTCGCGCACCTCGGTGCGCGCGCCTTCGTCGATCAGCACACCGGGAGCGGCGGTGTTCTCCACCCGGCAGTTCTCGACCACGCCGCCGCACCCGCGCCCGACCGAGATGCCCACGCCCTGCGTGTCGTGCACCCAGCACTCGACGATGTTCGGGGACGTCTGGTCGGCCACCGCGATCCCGGCATCGCCGGTCTGCGAGATGTCGCAGCGCTCCAGCCCGGAACCACCCGCCTGGTACATGTAGACACCGCGGAAACCGGCACCCTGCACGGTGCAGTGCCGCAGCACGGCCCGCGCACCGAGCCGCACGATCACGGCATCGTCCACGATGTCCCGGATCTCGCAGCTCTCCACCACGCCGTCGGCGTTCTCGATGATGAGCCCGCACTGCGAGTCGTTGATCCGGCCGCCCCGCACCGCGACGTCCGCGCCACCACCGATGCTGATCGCCGCGGCGCGGGAAGCGGTGGCGGCGCAGTCGGCGATCTTCGCGCTGCCACCGGAGATCCGGATCGCGGGCTGCTCGTCGCCGACCACCGCGAGCCCGCTGAGCTCCACGGTGCCGTCCACCACCGACACGGTGGGCTGATCGCGCAACGGCGAGGTGATGGTGACCGTGCCGGGTTCGCGGGCGGCGATCGTCACGCGCACGCCCCGGATCTCCAGCTGCTCCTCGTACTCGCCGGGTGCGACGGAGATGACCGCGCCGTCGGCGGCTGCCTCCAGCGCGTCCCGGATGGTCGGCAGCGCACCGCGCTGGTCTGGGGAAACGGTGAGCGTGCGTGCCATGGCTCCGAGCAAATCTCGCGGGAACTGTTGCCGTACGAGGACAAGCTACCCCAGGGCCCGCCCCGGGAAGTAGATCCGATGACCAGGAAGGCGGTTTCGGTTGGAAGCGCAGTGGAATCCCGCCAACGCGGTGGAGAAGGAACTGGTCGCGGCCCTGGAAGCGGGCGAGAGCAAGCGGTTCGCGGAAGTGGTGCTCTCCGCGCCGCTCTACCTCCCGATCCTGCCCGCGCAGGGCACCGAGCAGCGGCGCGAGCTGAACGAATACCTGCCGCTGGGGCGAATGCACGTCCTCGCCTTCACCGCGCGCGAAGGACTCGCCCGGGTGCTCGAACCGTTCTCCATGGGGCACCGGGAGATCAGCGCGGCGGCGCTCATGCAGCACTGGCCGCACCCCGACTACGTGCTGGCGCTGAACTTCGACCTACCGATCGGCGTGATCATGGCACCGGACTCGCTGACCCGGATGGCCGCGGGCGAGGAGTTCCTGCTGCCCGCCGAGGACGCCGAAGCCGTGCTGCAGGCGCAGATCCGGCACCGCTGCCTGGCCGACCTCGGCGGCGACCCGGGCGGCGCCGGACCGGCGAACGAGCTGGAAGCGGCCCTGGCCGAGGCCATCGCCCGGCAGGACTTCGAGGCCTACCTGGCCGCGCTGATCGACGCCGACGTGCTGCTGCCGCTCACCGCCCCGATCAGCGAGGACGGCGAGTTCCCGTGGCTGCTCACCGGCCCCGCGCTGCCCGCCTTCACCTCGGAGGAGCTGCTGCGCCGCACCGCGCCGGGCATCGAGCACTTCACCCGGCTGCCGTTCCTCGTCCTCGCCGCGAACTGGCCCGCCGAACGACCGGCCCTGTGCCTGAACCCCGGCAGCAGCACCGAGCTGATCAGCGGCGCCGAGGTCCTCGACGAGATCCTCGCGGGCGCGGCCGACGCGCTCGCCGAGGTCACCGAAACCGGCTGAACCCGGCCGGACAGGAACCGAAAGCGGCACCGGACCGTCGAAACCGACGTGGGGATCGGGAATTCGCGTCATCCGGGCGAGGACAGCCTGTTCGCCGTGTATTGGACACATAAGAACGGGCTCCCGCAGTCCAGGCGGCGTCTGAGGTTCCGCTACCCGCGCCGCCACGCAAGGTGATTCCGGAAAAAGCTCTGGCTCGAACGATCTTCGAATGGGGTGGTCTGGTGGGCACGACCGGGAGCACGCTGGGGCGGTTGGTCCGGGGATTCCGGAAACGGGCCGGATTGACGCAGCTCCAGGCCGCTGAGCAGGCCGGGTTGAGCGCCGCAGGACTGCGCGATGTGGAGCAGGGCCGGGTGGTCCGACCGCGGGTGTCGACCTTGCGGCAGTTGGGTGAGGTCCTCGCGCTGTCGCGGATCGAGCTCGAATCGCTGATCCGCGAAGCCGGCGGGGAGAACAGCAGCGGCCTGAGGGTCGAGGTCCTCGGGCCGCTGCGGGTCTCGACGGGCGGCGAAGCGGTGGATCCCGGCTCGGAGACCCAGCGCGTGCTGCTCGGGCTGCTCGCGCTCTCGCCCAACGAGCCGGTGGCGCGGGACGCGCTGGTGGAGGCGGTGTGGGGCGAGCGCTCCACGGCGGGTTCGGCGGACCTGCTGCAGTCCCGGGTGTCCCGGCTGCGGCGCCGGTTGCAGCCCGACCCGGCGGAGGAACCGGTGCTGATCGCCGATCGCGGCGGGTACCAGCTCACGCTCTCCGAGGGCCAGCACGACCTGCTGGTGTTCCGCCGCCTGGTCACCGGAGCACGCCAGGCGTCCAAGGCCACCGAGGCGTGCGCCCTGTTCGCCGACGCCGTGGCGCTGTGGCGCGGGGAGCCGCTGGAAGGCCTGGCCAGCCTGCAAGAACACCCGCTGATCACCGCCCTGACCCGCGACTACCGCGCTGTGCTGGTGGAATACGCCGCCGTCGCGGCGGAACTGGGCCGCCACCAGGAGGTCCTGCCGCACCTGCAACGCGTCGCCGACGCCGATCCGCTGCACGAGGCGGTGCACGCCGCGCTGATGATCGCCCTGGCGGGCAGCGGGCAGCAGGCGGCCGCGCTCACCACCTTCGACGCCCTGCGCCGCAGGCTCGCCGACGAGCTGGGCGCCGATCCCGGACCCGAGCTGACCGCCGCGCACCAGCGGGTGCTGCGGCAGGAGGTGCTGCGCCCGGAGTTCACGCCGGTCAGCGCGCACCGGCAGCTGCCGCCGGACATCGGCGAGTTCACCGGCCGGGAGACCGAGCTCGCCGCGCTGCGCGCGAACCTGCCGAACGTCGGCGGCTCGGCGGTGAAGGTGGTGCTGATCGAGGGCATGGGCGGCGTCGGCAAGACGCGGCTCGCGGTGCACGCCGCGCACCGGCTGCTGGCCGACGGCCGGTTCAGCGACTGCCAGCTCTACGTGGACCTGCGCGGCCACTCCGACCAGCCGCCCGCCGACCCGGCCTCGGTGCTGGCCTCGTTCCTGCGCCTGCTCGGCGTGCCCGACGACCACATCCCGTCCCGCGCCGACGAGCGGATGATGCTGTTCCGCGACCGCCTCTTCGACAAGAAAGCGCTGGTCCTGCTGGACAACGCCGCCGACGAGGACCAGGTCACGCCGCTGCTGCCCTCCGGCGCGGAGAACATGGTGCTGATCACCAGCCGCGGCACGCTGGCGCTGGACGGCGCGCACACCCTGCCGCTGGACGTGTTCACCCCGGCCGAGGCCGGCGACATGCTGACCAAGGCGGTCGGTCGCGACCGGGTCGAGGTGGACCCGGCGGCGGCGCGGAGCCTGGTGGAGCTGTGCGGCCGATTACCGCTCGCGGTGGCGCTGGCCGCCCGCCGGCTGCAAGCGCGTCCGAAGTGGACGGTCCGGGACCTGGCGGGCCGACTGGCCGAGTGCGACGACCGGCTGCACGAGCTGGTCGCCGGAAACCGCCGCCTCCGCAGCGTTTTCGACCTCTCCTACCAGGCGCTGGACGCGGACGAGCGGCGGATCTTCCGACTCCTGGGCCTGCACCCGGGCGACGAGTTCACCGCCGACTCGGTGGCCGCGCTGGCCGGCACGACGGCCGGTGAGGCCCGCTTCCTGCTCGACCGACTGGTCGACGAGCACCTGGCCACCGTGGTCACCAAGGACCGCTACCGGCTGCACGACCTGCTCGCCGAGTACGGCCGCGGGCTCGTCCGCGAAGAGGACCCCGCGGCGCAGCGCTCCGCCGCGATCACCCGCGTGCTGGACTTCTACCTGCACAGCACGGCCGCCGCCACCCGCCTCCTGCAACCGCACCAGCCCGCGTTGCCGCTGGTCGGCAGCGAACCCGAGCACCGCCCCGCGCTGGAAACACCGGTCTCGGCCCGCCAGTGGCTCGACGCCGAGCGCGCCTGCCTGATCGCGGCGGTGCGGCTCGCCGCCGCGCACGGCTGGCCGACGCACGCCTGGCAGCTCACCCGATCGCTCCGCGAGTACCTGCACCTCTACGGCTACGGGCACGACCACGACTGGGTGCGCACGCACGAGGCAGCACTGGCCGCCGCGATCGCCGCCCACGACGCCACCGGCGAGGCGCTGACCAGGGCCGACCTGGCCGCCACCTACCTCGATCTGGGACGCGGTGCGGAAGCCCGCGAACACCTGTACCGAGCGCTGGAGTTCCACCGCAGCGCCGGAGACCGCGAGAGGGAGACGAGCACGCTGGAATCGCTGGGCATCGCGTGCTTCCGGCTGGGCGAGTTCGACGAAGCGCTGCAGCACTTCCGGGACGGCACCGCGCTGTGCACCGGCCACGACCCGTTCCGCCAAGGCGTGCTGCACAGCAACCTGGGAAACACCTTGGCGGCGAAGGGATTCCTGCCCGAAGCCCTGACCAGCCTGCGCACCGGCCTCGAACTGTCCCGGCAGGCGGGCAACATCGACGGCCAGTCCATCGCGCTGGCCGACATCGGCGACGCGCACCGCCGCCTGGGCGACCACGAAGCGGCGCTGGACTTCCTGGACCAGGCGCTGAAGCTGGCGATGGGTCACGGCCTGACGCCGAAGATCGCCTACGTCCGCCACCGCATCGGCAAGGTCTACCGGGAGCTGGGCCGCTACCCGGAAGCCACCGCGAACCTGCAGACCGCGCGCCGCGTGGTGGCGAAGGTGGGCGGCCCGGCGGCGGAGAGCGAGGTGCTCATCGACCTGGGCGCGGCGCACCGCGAGGTCGGCGACCTCACCACGGCGAACGTGCTGCTGCACAAGGCCCTGAGCCTGGCCACCAGCCGCGGCGAACGCCACCAGCGGACCCTGGCCCTGAAGGAGCTGGCGGAACTGGCCGAGGCATCCTGAGAACACCGTCGGCGAAGCCATCCGCGCCTGTGCAAACGGCGCCCGCCGCTTCGAGCACGCACGCAGGTCGACCACCCGCGGGTTCTGAGCGGCTTCCTAGCAAGGACGGCCCCTCCGCCGCGCAGAAGCATCCTGAGAACACCGTCGACGAAGCCGTCCACGCCTGCGCAAACGGCGCCCGCCGCTTCGAGCACGCACGCAGGTCGACCACCCGCGGATTCTGAGCAGCTTCCTGGCAAGGACGGCCCCTCCGCCGCGCAGAAGCATCCTGAGAACACCGTCGACGAAGCCGTCCACGCCTGCGCAAACGGCGCCCGCCGCTTCGAATACGCACGCAGGTCGACCACCCGCGGGTTCTGAGCGGCTTCCTGGCGAGGACGGCCCCTCCGCCGTGCAGAAGCATCCTGAGAACACCGTCGGCGAAGCCGTCCGCGCCTGAGCAAACGGCGCCCGCCGCTTCGAATACGCACGCAGGTCGACCACCCGCGGGCTCTGAGCAGCTTCCTGGCAAGGACGGCCCCTCCGCCGCGCAGAAGCATCCTGAGAACACCGTCGGCGAAGCCGTCCACGCCTGCGCAAACGGCGCCCGCCGCTTCGAATACGCACGCAGGTCACCACCCGCGGGCTCTGAGCAGCTTCCTGGCAAGGACGGCCCCTCCGCCGCGCAGAAGCATCCTGAGAACACCGTCGGCGAAGCCGTCCACGCCTGCGCAAACGGCGCCCGCCGCTTCGAATACGCACGCAGGTCGACCACCCGCGGGCTCTTGGCGAGGACGGCCCCTCCGCCGTGCATCGGACAGGGGCACCCGCGGTCCGGGGAAGCACTCCGGTTCTGCCAAGCGACCACCCACGCAGACAGCCACCAACAGGCGGTGATTCAGGTCAGCGACAGGTCCGAGCGGAGGTGCACGTCGGCGATCTCGCCGGGCGGCAGGGCGTCGAGGAGCTCGGAAACCCGGCCGTGACCGGGCAGCACGGCGTCCGGGTCGATCGCCAGCCAGGGGATCAGCACCGTCGCGCGGCTCGGCGTTCCCGGGTGCGGGAGCAGGAGTTCCGGGTCCTCGCTGCGGACGTCGTCCACGCTGACCACGTCGACGTCCAGCGTGCGCGGCCCCCAGCGCTGCTCGCGAACGCGCTCCGCCTGCTGCTCCAGCTGCTGGCCGCGCCGCAGCCAGCCCCACTCGTCCAGCTCCGGGGACTCCACGACGAGCACCGCGTTGAGGAAGTCCGGCTGGTCGGTGACGCCCCACGGCGCGGTCTCGTACACCGGCGAGGCCGCCACCAGCACGTCGGCGAACCCCTCGACGGCGATCCGCAAGTAGCTGAGCCGGTCCCCGAGGTTCGAACCCAGCGAAAGCACTGCCCTGCTCATCAGCGTCCTCCTCGTGCGGTCCTCGCCGGGAACGTCATCGGCACGTCGGTCCCCGACACACCGACACCTACGGCGATTTCAATTGAAATCTGAGGTCCAATTTCAATTGAAATCGGAGGTCTGATTTCCATTGAAATCGCGCGACACCGACGCACCACCGGCGCGTCGGACCCCGACACGTCGCGGGTCACGCAACTTCCATTGAAATCGAAGACCTGATTTCCATTGAAATCGCCTCACGCCGGGACGACCTGGCCGCGGCCACCGCGGCGGGAGCGGCGGATGGTCACCGCCACGTCGGCGAAGGTCAGCGGGATCGGCGCACTCGGCTTGTGGATGGTGACCTCGGTGGCGTACACCCGCTCGTCGGTCATCACGTCATCGGCGATCTCGCCGGCCACCGCCTCGATCAGGTCCTTCGGCGGCCCGGCCACGATCGCCGCCGCGCGCTCGGCCAGCTCCCCGTAGTGCACCGTCTTGGCCAGGTCGTCGCTGGAGGCGGCCTCGCCGAGGTCGATCCACACCGTGATGTCGACGAAGAAGTCCTGCCCGTCGCGCTTCTCGTGGTCGAAGACGCCGTGGTTACCGCGAACCTTCAGGCCGGTCAGCGTGATCCGGTCAGCCACCGAACTCCCCTCCGCTGCGCCACGCGGCGGTCACCGCGACGGCGTCCAACGATTGCCGAACGTCGTGCACCCGCACGCCCCACGCACCTCGGTCGGCGGCCAGCGCCGAGACCACCGCGGTCGCCGTCTCGCGCCCGCCGGGCGGTCGCGGGGTGCCGTCGGCGTCGGCCAGCAGCCTGCCCAGGAAGCGCTTGCGCGAAGCCCCGACCAGCACCGGGAAACCCAGCTCGACGAAGGCGTCCAGCCGCTGCAGGAGCTGCCAGTCGTGCCGCCCGGTCTTCGCGAAGCCCAGGCCCGGGTCCAGCACGACGGCCTCCGCCGCCACCCCGGCCCGCAGCGCGGTGTCGACCTGCCGCAGCAGCTCGTCGCGCACCTCGGCGACCACGTCGGAGTAGTCGGCGAGGCTGTTCATGTCCTTGCTGTGACCGCGCCAGTGCATCAGCACCCACGGCAGCCCGGTGTCGGCAGCCACGCGCGCCATGTCCGGATCGGCCAGCCCGCCGGAGACGTCGTTGATCACCGCCGCCCCGGCTTCCGCGGTGGCCGCGGCCACCGCCGCGCGGGTTGTGTCGACGCTGACCGGCACGCCCGCCGCGACCAGCTCGCGGACCACCGGCAGCACCCGGGCGATCTCGGTATCGGCGTCGACTCGCTCCGAGCCGGGCCGCGTCGACTCGCCGCCGACGTCGATGATGTCGGCGCCCAGCCGGTGCATCTCCACGCCGTGCGCGACGGCCGCGTCCCGGTCCAGGTAGCGCCCGCCGTCGGAGAACGAATCCGGCGTCACGTTCAGCACGCCCATCACCGCGCACCGCGCCGGCTGCGGCAACCGCGGATGCATCAGCGACCCCTGATCAGCGACAACGCCTCGGAGCGCGAGGACGCCGAGCTGCGGAACTGGCCGCGCACCGCCGACGTCGTGGTGGTGGAACCGGCCTTGCGCACGCCGCGCATGCCCATGCACAGGTGCTCGGCGTCGATCACCACGATCACGCCGCGCGGCTCCAGCCTGCGCACCAGCGCATCGGCGATCTGCGAGGTCAGCCGCTCCTGCACCTGCGGCCGCTTGGCGTAGA
This portion of the Saccharopolyspora antimicrobica genome encodes:
- the folK gene encoding 2-amino-4-hydroxy-6-hydroxymethyldihydropteridine diphosphokinase; translated protein: MSRAVLSLGSNLGDRLSYLRIAVEGFADVLVAASPVYETAPWGVTDQPDFLNAVLVVESPELDEWGWLRRGQQLEQQAERVREQRWGPRTLDVDVVSVDDVRSEDPELLLPHPGTPSRATVLIPWLAIDPDAVLPGHGRVSELLDALPPGEIADVHLRSDLSLT
- the folP gene encoding dihydropteroate synthase; the protein is MHPRLPQPARCAVMGVLNVTPDSFSDGGRYLDRDAAVAHGVEMHRLGADIIDVGGESTRPGSERVDADTEIARVLPVVRELVAAGVPVSVDTTRAAVAAATAEAGAAVINDVSGGLADPDMARVAADTGLPWVLMHWRGHSKDMNSLADYSDVVAEVRDELLRQVDTALRAGVAAEAVVLDPGLGFAKTGRHDWQLLQRLDAFVELGFPVLVGASRKRFLGRLLADADGTPRPPGGRETATAVVSALAADRGAWGVRVHDVRQSLDAVAVTAAWRSGGEFGG
- a CDS encoding tetratricopeptide repeat protein, with product MGTTGSTLGRLVRGFRKRAGLTQLQAAEQAGLSAAGLRDVEQGRVVRPRVSTLRQLGEVLALSRIELESLIREAGGENSSGLRVEVLGPLRVSTGGEAVDPGSETQRVLLGLLALSPNEPVARDALVEAVWGERSTAGSADLLQSRVSRLRRRLQPDPAEEPVLIADRGGYQLTLSEGQHDLLVFRRLVTGARQASKATEACALFADAVALWRGEPLEGLASLQEHPLITALTRDYRAVLVEYAAVAAELGRHQEVLPHLQRVADADPLHEAVHAALMIALAGSGQQAAALTTFDALRRRLADELGADPGPELTAAHQRVLRQEVLRPEFTPVSAHRQLPPDIGEFTGRETELAALRANLPNVGGSAVKVVLIEGMGGVGKTRLAVHAAHRLLADGRFSDCQLYVDLRGHSDQPPADPASVLASFLRLLGVPDDHIPSRADERMMLFRDRLFDKKALVLLDNAADEDQVTPLLPSGAENMVLITSRGTLALDGAHTLPLDVFTPAEAGDMLTKAVGRDRVEVDPAAARSLVELCGRLPLAVALAARRLQARPKWTVRDLAGRLAECDDRLHELVAGNRRLRSVFDLSYQALDADERRIFRLLGLHPGDEFTADSVAALAGTTAGEARFLLDRLVDEHLATVVTKDRYRLHDLLAEYGRGLVREEDPAAQRSAAITRVLDFYLHSTAAATRLLQPHQPALPLVGSEPEHRPALETPVSARQWLDAERACLIAAVRLAAAHGWPTHAWQLTRSLREYLHLYGYGHDHDWVRTHEAALAAAIAAHDATGEALTRADLAATYLDLGRGAEAREHLYRALEFHRSAGDRERETSTLESLGIACFRLGEFDEALQHFRDGTALCTGHDPFRQGVLHSNLGNTLAAKGFLPEALTSLRTGLELSRQAGNIDGQSIALADIGDAHRRLGDHEAALDFLDQALKLAMGHGLTPKIAYVRHRIGKVYRELGRYPEATANLQTARRVVAKVGGPAAESEVLIDLGAAHREVGDLTTANVLLHKALSLATSRGERHQRTLALKELAELAEAS
- a CDS encoding right-handed parallel beta-helix repeat-containing protein → MARTLTVSPDQRGALPTIRDALEAAADGAVISVAPGEYEEQLEIRGVRVTIAAREPGTVTITSPLRDQPTVSVVDGTVELSGLAVVGDEQPAIRISGGSAKIADCAATASRAAAISIGGGADVAVRGGRINDSQCGLIIENADGVVESCEIRDIVDDAVIVRLGARAVLRHCTVQGAGFRGVYMYQAGGSGLERCDISQTGDAGIAVADQTSPNIVECWVHDTQGVGISVGRGCGGVVENCRVENTAAPGVLIDEGARTEVRDDAQGAGKPPVGASASSGSRQDQEQVDQLLGELDGMIGLTGVKAEVRALIDEIQVNEWRRGEGLSVNAVSNHLVFTGAPGTGKTTVARVYGDLLKALGILPHGRFKEVSRRDLVGQYIGHTAEKAASAFDEARGGVLFIDEAYTLSRSSGGGADFGQEAIDTLVKLMEDHRDEVAVIVAGYTAEMREFLDANPGLASRFAKTLEFENYTPEQLVSISGHLARGDDYLLGEELDLALLEWFTLVPRDENFGNAREARKLLERMRKSQSTRLRGLGRRPTRDELRTLTLDDLLDAVHE
- the folB gene encoding dihydroneopterin aldolase → MADRITLTGLKVRGNHGVFDHEKRDGQDFFVDITVWIDLGEAASSDDLAKTVHYGELAERAAAIVAGPPKDLIEAVAGEIADDVMTDERVYATEVTIHKPSAPIPLTFADVAVTIRRSRRGGRGQVVPA
- a CDS encoding SseB family protein is translated as MEAQWNPANAVEKELVAALEAGESKRFAEVVLSAPLYLPILPAQGTEQRRELNEYLPLGRMHVLAFTAREGLARVLEPFSMGHREISAAALMQHWPHPDYVLALNFDLPIGVIMAPDSLTRMAAGEEFLLPAEDAEAVLQAQIRHRCLADLGGDPGGAGPANELEAALAEAIARQDFEAYLAALIDADVLLPLTAPISEDGEFPWLLTGPALPAFTSEELLRRTAPGIEHFTRLPFLVLAANWPAERPALCLNPGSSTELISGAEVLDEILAGAADALAEVTETG